The following nucleotide sequence is from Candidatus Zixiibacteriota bacterium.
CGCAACACCCACCCCATGAGCGAAGTGCTCATGCCGCTGGACCTGATCGGATCCCCGACCACACGGATCGATTCGATCCAGTTGAATTCGCTGACGGTCGGATGGAATAAGACAAACGTCTACAACAACTTCCTGTTCGGGCAGGGGGCGTTTCTCATTCGCGCGCTCGGGTCCGGGACACCCATCCCAGCCGGGGATCACATCGTGGCCTACATGTGGATGCGTGTCACCGCCGGCACTCCCGGGCAGGTCGAGACCGCCGACTCCGCTACTTTCAGCGGCAATGGACTGACCCTGGCCTCGTACTGGGCCACGTTCAAGCCCGAATTTATTCCCGGCTCCGTCACGATCCCCCTGCCTCCATGCGATTGCCCCTGTCTGGGAGACCCGATTTGCGACTCCGTTGTCAACGTCTTTGACGTGGTCAGTGCTGTGGATGTCGCCTTCCGCGCCGGAGCGCCGATATTCGACCTGGCCTGTCCGAGAGAGCGAACGGATGTCGATTGCAACGGCGTGACCAACGTTTTTGACGTTATTAAGATCGTCGATGTGTCCTTCCGGGCGGTTGATCCGGCGGTGGCGTACTGCGATCCCTGCCTATAATCAGAGGAGTATTCCCAGAATTCTGACTCCGCCCTCCGGCCTGACGGGCGGGCGGACCCATTGTCGGGCAACCCATTGGGTCGCCGTAGGGGGCACGCGCGACGGTTCATCTGGCCAGAAATGCTGTTGACAAAGCGCCGGGCTGGGGTCTATTTGCCTGTGGTGCAGTGGGGTAACGACCACTGCTGGTTGTAATCAATAGAGTGGCACCGGGGGGACCCCCGCTAATCAGCGTGAACAATCACTCAGCGTGAACCCAAGGAGACGGGGAATGATGCGACGGAAAGTAGTGTGGGGGATTCTCACGATTGCGGTAGCAGCCGCATGCGCGCCGGCCCACGCGGCCAATCACGTACTCGTTGAGTCAAAATCCATGTTGACACCGGGCGCGTCCGGAATCGAGATCGGTGTCTACATCTCCAATGACATCGATCTGTCGGGTATTACCGTTCCACTGGAGTTGCGGACGCAGGAGCCGGCGAAGGGTGGGGGAGGTGCTTTCATCGAGTCGGGCTTCGACTTCGACACGAGTACCGGCCATCGCTTTCCCGGCGGAGGGTTTGCGCAGCTGTCGACTCATGATGTGCCGCTTGCTGAGGCGGATACCTTTAATTGCAGCGGCCCAGTTTCAAGTACCTTTTCAAACATTGAACCTATCGGTTACTCCAGTCCCGATGCGGTGAGCTATCTGTCCGTATTTGTAAACCCTCTTATGTTGGCAGGCACCGATGGCGTACCCGGCGGCGGCACACCTTCACTGCTCTTCGTCTTCACCGTCAACAGCGTCGAGGGGTGTTTCGAGATTGATACATGTTGCACAACGCCGGGGAACCACTTGGATTTCGCCGATAACGCTGGCGCGCCTGCCACACCGACGTTCGAAAAGGGCATCGTGTGTATCGGGGGGAATGCCGTGCATGAACTCGGGAATAATGCCCTCCCGAGGGCCTTCTCGCTGGGACAGAATTACCCCAATCCCTTCAATGCGGGGACCGTCATCCCGTTCTCGACCGAGCAATACGGTCATGTCCGTTTGGATGTCTACAACATCCTCGGACGCCGCGTGACGACACTCGTCGACGAGGACATGGAAGCGAGCCAGTACTCCGTTGACTGGGACGGCACTGACAGCGACGGACGCCCGGTTTCCACCGGTGTCTATTTCTACCGCATCGAGACCGACATCAACGTGGCGACTCGGAAGATGTTGCTCCTAAAGTAGCGAGCTCAGATTCGAATGTTCGTGAGCCCGCCGTGACTGCGGCGGGCTCTTTTTTGCTCGAACCGGCGGATTTCAGATCGACGTCCCGTATTGCTTTGTTGCACAATATGTTATGACATACACCTTGACTTGTGCTTCCCCATAGGATAGTCTGATTGCTTCCCTGATTTGTGGAATCCACTTCAATGGACGATCGATCTCGCGACCCCTTCTCCATAACTATCGGTGGCACAAGGGATTCGAGGGCGCACCTGCGCGTCGTCGATCACAAATTCTATATCGGGAAGGAAGAGTATACTCCCTACATCGCCGAGATGCACTACTTCCAGGTGGCCAAACGTCACTGGTCGGTGTGTTTCGAGCGAATTCGTAAGGCCAACTTCCGAATCATCTCCACCGCGGTGCCTTGGAATCTGCATGAGGCCCGGCAGGGGGAGTTTGATTTTGCCGGCACAAGTGACCCGGCAACCGATCTGGTTGTCTTTCTTGAGCTTTGCCGAGAGTTTGGGTTCAAAATCGTGCTGCGCCCCGGACCCTGGATCGGCCAGGAATGGGACCGTGGCGGTATTCCCGAATTCGCAGCCCGTACCCCCGAGATGGTCGCAACCGATGTAAAAGGCGAGCCGATCATCGCCGACCCCGGCGCCGGCGCTCGTACGGTTCAGTTGCCTTCCTACCTTGGGGGACGTTTCCAGATCCAGCTTAAGAACTACTTTTCCGTCCTGACCGAAGTGGTTCGCAACTATATCTATCCGCGCGGCCCGGTCTTCATGATCGAATTGGACCACGAGACTTCATTCGGGCGCCACTTCGATCCGTTGTCGGCGGATTTCAACCCCAAAGGGTCGCTGGCGGCCTTCGGAGAGTACCTCGCAGAGAGGTATCAGGAACTCGATCACCTCAACCGCGCCTGGAAAACAAAGTTTAAGGATTTTACCGAAGCCACGCCGATCGACAGCGTTTCTCTGAAGACGTCGCAGGATTTCCTGCGTGTGATGGATTGGATCGGGTTTCGCGAGTGGATCATCAACCGGTATGCCGCAAGTCTCGCCGAGATGTTGTCGCAGACTGAGGTGCTGGTCTTGTTTGCGCGCAGTCTCGCATTCCATGGCCCGTACCACTTCCCCAACACGGCGTCGTCGACGCCCGAGGACCGTACGGTCTTCACGGTCAATCTCGATTGGGACACGCCCTTTGCCGACACGATCCGCCGCGCGCGCGCGGTCTCCGGCTGGCAGGCCACCGGCATTTGCACCGGCCTGGCGGTCGGAAGCTGCCATCCCGACGCGAAGGCGGGACACGCATACCGCCCGATTACGCCCGCCGACACACGACGGATGATCGTCGCGGCACTGGCGGCAGGGATCAACGGAATCAACTTCCACATGTTTGTCGGGCGTCCGCGCTGGTATGACTCGGCGCTGGAATCCGATGGCGCTGTGGGTGCGTCCTTCGATGTCGTCGATCGCGCACTGACACGTCTGATTGCGTCGCGTCACGAGATCATGCGCGATTTCGCGGATGTTGCCTTAGTTCAATACAGGCCATATCAGCGCATCGCCACGCTCGGCGAGCAGGGAGAATACAGCTACCTGGCCGATCTGTCGGGACCGTCGTTCAATGCCGTTGCCGCCGATTTGATGGCGCTCTCCTATGATTATCGCCTGTTTAACTTGGAGTCGACCTCCCGGCTCGACAAGTACGGCACCATCATCGTGCCCTGCGGCGAGATGATGGACGCCGCCGATCAGGAACGGCTGCTGGAGCTGTACAAAGGCGGGGCGCATCTGATCTTGTACGGTTTGCTGCCCAAGACCGACACGCGCTTTGAGCCGTGTGAGATTCTGGCTAAAGGCATCGGGTTCCGGACCGTGGCCGAAGGCCAGATCGCCACTGTCGATGCGAAACGGCACGGTTTTCAGTCGTTGGTCTATGGGTCGATCCGCCGCGCGCCCGCGCGCGCGGTCAAGCTGGCCAAGGTCGGCACAAAGCTGGTCGGGGCCTCCAATCGTGTGGGCAAAGGTTCGGTCACCGTCCTGACCTTCTCGCCGGGATCGCTCCTGTACCCCGAGAAGCTGGTTTTTTTCCGGGAAGTGCTGCATTCCGGCAAGCTCCAGACGCCGGTTTTTTCCTCAGATCCGCGGACCCATGTCGTGCTCCAGGGACATGCGAAGGCCGGGCTGTTGATGGTCTATCACACCGCCGAAACTGTCGGTGTACCGGACG
It contains:
- a CDS encoding beta-galactosidase — encoded protein: MDDRSRDPFSITIGGTRDSRAHLRVVDHKFYIGKEEYTPYIAEMHYFQVAKRHWSVCFERIRKANFRIISTAVPWNLHEARQGEFDFAGTSDPATDLVVFLELCREFGFKIVLRPGPWIGQEWDRGGIPEFAARTPEMVATDVKGEPIIADPGAGARTVQLPSYLGGRFQIQLKNYFSVLTEVVRNYIYPRGPVFMIELDHETSFGRHFDPLSADFNPKGSLAAFGEYLAERYQELDHLNRAWKTKFKDFTEATPIDSVSLKTSQDFLRVMDWIGFREWIINRYAASLAEMLSQTEVLVLFARSLAFHGPYHFPNTASSTPEDRTVFTVNLDWDTPFADTIRRARAVSGWQATGICTGLAVGSCHPDAKAGHAYRPITPADTRRMIVAALAAGINGINFHMFVGRPRWYDSALESDGAVGASFDVVDRALTRLIASRHEIMRDFADVALVQYRPYQRIATLGEQGEYSYLADLSGPSFNAVAADLMALSYDYRLFNLESTSRLDKYGTIIVPCGEMMDAADQERLLELYKGGAHLILYGLLPKTDTRFEPCEILAKGIGFRTVAEGQIATVDAKRHGFQSLVYGSIRRAPARAVKLAKVGTKLVGASNRVGKGSVTVLTFSPGSLLYPEKLVFFREVLHSGKLQTPVFSSDPRTHVVLQGHAKAGLLMVYHTAETVGVPDGISDSPNARGVIVGADVSVVGLSAPRIGLTNVFTDETIKMTPKELKSGIEIRIGRGDSRLFLIDKQR
- a CDS encoding T9SS type A sorting domain-containing protein, with the translated sequence MMRRKVVWGILTIAVAAACAPAHAANHVLVESKSMLTPGASGIEIGVYISNDIDLSGITVPLELRTQEPAKGGGGAFIESGFDFDTSTGHRFPGGGFAQLSTHDVPLAEADTFNCSGPVSSTFSNIEPIGYSSPDAVSYLSVFVNPLMLAGTDGVPGGGTPSLLFVFTVNSVEGCFEIDTCCTTPGNHLDFADNAGAPATPTFEKGIVCIGGNAVHELGNNALPRAFSLGQNYPNPFNAGTVIPFSTEQYGHVRLDVYNILGRRVTTLVDEDMEASQYSVDWDGTDSDGRPVSTGVYFYRIETDINVATRKMLLLK